The Methanomicrobia archaeon DNA segment GTGACGTTATAGTAGAGCCAGTGTTTGCCGTGCGTCGTGCACCATACAGTGGGGTTCGTATCATCCTTACCCTGCAGATGAATCGATCCGAGGCCGTTGCGGTCGCTGATGCCGTTGAAGGTGACGTTAACCCAGCCCTGGTAATTCGCGGTGCCGCCCCAGAAGCCGGTGCACAGGTACGCCCATTGCACGGTACCATTGGGTACCGATGAGGTCAGTGATAAATCTTTTGAGCCGTTCCAGGGCACGTAATCGATGAACACACCGCCGTTTACCGTACCGCTCGCTCGTGTCTCCAGAGGCCAGCCACAGAAGTTGTAATCAGCAGAAGCGGGCGTGATCACCATTACCAGTGCCAGCGCGATCACGACGCCCAGTGCGAGCTGCTTCTTGTGCATGTTCTTATGAGCGGGGATAATAGTGGTGAGAATTAGTTTCCCCCGAGGGTGTTCTCGTGCATGACCTGCGTTATGCATTGCCGTTCTTCCTCCGCGTCAGGTAGGCAAGCGCTAGGAGACCACCGATTGCGAATACCGCTTCGAAACCGGGCTCTTCAGGTGCCGGTGTCGCAGGTGCGGGTGTCGCAGGTGCTGGCGTTGGCACTGGCACGGGTGTTGGTACCGGCGTGGCTGGCGCTGGTGCAGGTGTTGCCGGCACTGGCGTTACCGGTGCTGCTACTGCGCCCGGGTAGTCGCTCGGATCATGGGGATCGGTACCCGCTAAGATCTCTTCGAGATCCGTGAAGCCATCGCCATCGGAGTCACGCGGAGTTCCACCGCCGCCACCGCTTCTTATCGGTTGTGGTTCCGGCTCGTATTCCACTACGAGGAACGCATTACTCGCTTCCATGTAATCGCCACTGCTCTGGAACCCCGCTTCGTTTGTCGCGGCCAGATACGCCGTCACGTCGCGATCGTCGATTCCGATCTGCGAAATGCCCGCGTAGTTCCAGACGTTGGTCCAGATCTGCCCGTTGAAGAGCAGCTCACCTTCGTCCGGACCCCCACCGGGCGCAACGGTGATCAAACGCGCGCTGCGCACCGTGCTGAGTTCGACCGAGCCGGCGAACGGCGCGTAGGCCGTCGCCTCCTCCGGCGTGGTGCATGCGGACGGACCGCCATAGAGCAGGTCGAACTCCTCATTGATGTATATCTTCTTCATCAGCTCGGTTGCATCCGCGTAAATCACCACGAGCATCATGCCGCGCAGTGATGGATTACCCGCAACGGGATTCAGGTTCGTCAGG contains these protein-coding regions:
- a CDS encoding DUF3344 domain-containing protein translates to DPTIRTAGTAVTITVTADADNEITESNETNNTLEREKTVVNNGYKGKRYTGGSDITTWRTFELRGDLLYSTGDSQYLSGSSAPWTTYTVTWAASDLPVPAAASVEAARLYVLYTWDKEQGMPDTVSLSFNGLAQTRDAFYTDRKGYAGSDYPYGILAYDVSTGFSTAGNTAILTNLNPVAGNPSLRGMMLVVIYADATELMKKIYINEEFDLLYGGPSACTTPEEATAYAPFAGSVELSTVRSARLITVAPGGGPDEGELLFNGQIWTNVWNYAGISQIGIDDRDVTAYLAATNEAGFQSSGDYMEASNAFLVVEYEPEPQPIRSGGGGGTPRDSDGDGFTDLEEILAGTDPHDPSDYPGAVAAPVTPVPATPAPAPATPVPTPVPVPTPAPATPAPATPAPEEPGFEAVFAIGGLLALAYLTRRKNGNA